The sequence TATGCGGCGTCACTGGAACTGTTTACATACACATCAGGCTCGATTCTTTTTCCCAATATGTTTTCTTCCATGACATTCCAATAAAAGCTTACCAGATAAATCATGTATTTTTTGGATTTGTTTTCATAAACCAGTTGTCCGACGCCTTTACCCACGGTGGGACGGCCGATTATAACAACATTGTTTAAGTGTTTTTTAAGCCCTAAGGCAAGAATTTCCGAGCTGCTCGCAGAATATTCATTGACCAGGACGAGAATTTTCTTGAACTTTGTCTGGGCGGCATCAGAATAGTATGAATACATGTATCCGTCTCTGTAGACTATGTAGCTTGTGGTACATGCCGGCAAAAGGTAGTCCAGTATGTCGGCGGACGAAGTTGCAAGGCCTCCCAGGTTGTCTCTTAAGTCAATAACCAAAACTTTTTCCTCGGGATTTTCAATTGAGTCAATGATTTCTTTGAATTCCCAGCTGACGCTTGCAGTGAAAGATTTAATTTTTATATAGTGTATGTTTGGTTCAAGTTGCTGTGAAGTTACCTGGGAAATACTTTCCTCGTACTTTAACAAATCATAGTCGTCACCGTGAATTACGAAAGTAAACATATCATCTTTTTGCCTTATGCTTTCTATAAAGTTGCATATGTCTTTTACACCAACTTCGCCTTTGGCTTTGAATTCATTTGCAAGGGCTTCAAAGTTTGCTATTTTGTCATAGTACAAGTAATTGTTTTTAACAAACTCAACTATTTGCTCTGCTTCGGGAAGTTTTTGATTTTCCAGTTTTTCCCTGATGTACTTTACACTTTCGTCATCGGCAGATATTTCGGCAGCCTTTTCGGCATATTCGGATGCTTTTGCGTAATCCTCAAGGCTATAGTATTCCCACGCAATGGAGGTTAAAATGCCGACATCTTTCGGGTTTAGTTCGTGGGCCTTCTTGAGGTATTCAATAGCCTTTTCCGGTTCCATCATTATGCTGTAACAATCCCCGATATACCAGGGAATGTCTGCGGAATTTGGGAAAATGGTTTGCACCTTTGTGGCAAATTCTATGCACTCTTTGTAATTTTTCTGCAGATACAGGCAATAGATTTTATTGATATAAGAGTCCTCATAGGATGGATCAACTTCTATTGCTTTGTCAAAGAGCTTTATTGCTTCCGGGTAGTTATACTCGTGTAAATATATTTGACCTTTCATATCGTAAACAGAAGCATCCTCGGCAATAGCCAGAAATTCATCGCACGATTTTCTGGCCTCTTCAATGTCTCCCTTTTCAACAAGAATCTTGGCTTTCCATATATAGGAATCAGGAAAGGTGTACTCTAACTTGATGGCTTTGTTGCACTCTTCGAGAGCGTTGTCATATTTTCCCAGATAATAAAGGGAAGTGGCTTTGCAAACATACGGGTATGGATCTTTGGGATATTTTTCGATTGCAGTGTCAAAGCACTCTATTGCCTTTTCATATTTTCCAAGTTCATTTAGACAGTAACCTTTTGAAGTTATGGCATCTAAGTCGTCGGGGTCAATTTCCAGTACTTTGTCCAAAAGTTCTATGGCCTCTTCTGTTTTGCCCATTTTGAAAACTGCAATGGACTTGTTGTAGTAGGCATTGGTATAGGTTGGACTAAGTTCTATTGCTTTATCATAGCATTCGATGGCTTCATCCAATTTTCCCAGAGCGTCAAGGGCAAAACCTTTGTTTGAGTAGGCAACACCGCTGCGTGGATTAAGTTTGAGTGCCTTTTCGGCATATTGAATTGCTTCCTCAAATCTGCCGAGATTGTTTAAGCCATATGCCACATCATTTTGATAGGCACTGTTTTTTGGTTTCAATTCCGCTGCTTTTTTAAAATTTTCAAGAGATTCCTCATACCTCTCAAGACTGGCTAAAGTGGTGCCTTTGGCATTATAGGCTTTTGCCAAATCTTTGTTGATTTCAATGGCTTTGTCGAAAAACTCCAGGGCTTCTTCGTATTTTCCCAAAGCATCCAGGGCAAGACCTTTACCGAGATAAGCCATGGCATTGCCGGAATCTGCTTCTATAACTTTGTCATAGTACTTTATTGCATCTTCGTATTTGCCTGAATCAAATGCCGATTCGGCTGCTGAAAAGTAAATATTGGTTTTTACAAAATTGCCGCATGAAGTAAAAAGACAGACACCAAGCACTAAAATAAACAGTAAAAGGCGTTTTTTCACTATAATCCCCCATTCTCAACAAGTCAAATAGCCGGTGTTTAAGATACAGCCCGTGCTTAAAGTGCAAACCGCTCAAGCCAAACCTTCGAAACTTTCAAATTTGATGTTCCAAAGGCAAATAAAAACATATTTTGTGGACATAACATTCCTTATTACTACATTATACCATAGTATACATTTAAACTCTATACTGTTTAAAGTTTATATTGTATACTATCGTAAAGTATGCCGGGCAGAATCTTTTCCACAAAAAACCATAAACTTTTATTAAAATTATACTTGACATTTTATCAGTCTATTGCTACAATAGTAAAGCGTGCTGGACTTGTTGCGGTTTGCGTCAGCACGCCGGTAAATGTTATATATGGCGGCGTAGCTCAGTTGGCAAGAGCATACGGTTCATACCCGTAGTGTCGTTGGTTCGAATCCGACCGCCGCTACCATAATGTGGCCCATTGGTCAAGCGGTTAAGACACCGCCCTTTCACGGCGGTAACAGGGGTTCGAGTCCCCTATGGGTCACCACTTTTACGGGCGCTTAGCTCAGCTGGGAGAGCATCTGCCTTACAAGCAGGGGGTCATAGGTTCGAGCCCTATAGTGCCCACCAGAACGGTTGTACGTTATCGTACAGCCGTTTTTGCCTTTTTATGCATCAAAACGGCGGGAATTCATTACAGAAATAAAAAATGCCGTGATAAAAGATTTCCGTTAGGAAAATTATTTTGTTAAGACAGAAAGTTTTTGATAAAAAGTTTTTGACGAAATCCTACATAATTATCGAGAAAATTCACTTTGATGAAAAGTTTCATTTATTTTTCTG comes from Acetivibrio thermocellus ATCC 27405 and encodes:
- a CDS encoding tetratricopeptide repeat protein, coding for MKKRLLLFILVLGVCLFTSCGNFVKTNIYFSAAESAFDSGKYEDAIKYYDKVIEADSGNAMAYLGKGLALDALGKYEEALEFFDKAIEINKDLAKAYNAKGTTLASLERYEESLENFKKAAELKPKNSAYQNDVAYGLNNLGRFEEAIQYAEKALKLNPRSGVAYSNKGFALDALGKLDEAIECYDKAIELSPTYTNAYYNKSIAVFKMGKTEEAIELLDKVLEIDPDDLDAITSKGYCLNELGKYEKAIECFDTAIEKYPKDPYPYVCKATSLYYLGKYDNALEECNKAIKLEYTFPDSYIWKAKILVEKGDIEEARKSCDEFLAIAEDASVYDMKGQIYLHEYNYPEAIKLFDKAIEVDPSYEDSYINKIYCLYLQKNYKECIEFATKVQTIFPNSADIPWYIGDCYSIMMEPEKAIEYLKKAHELNPKDVGILTSIAWEYYSLEDYAKASEYAEKAAEISADDESVKYIREKLENQKLPEAEQIVEFVKNNYLYYDKIANFEALANEFKAKGEVGVKDICNFIESIRQKDDMFTFVIHGDDYDLLKYEESISQVTSQQLEPNIHYIKIKSFTASVSWEFKEIIDSIENPEEKVLVIDLRDNLGGLATSSADILDYLLPACTTSYIVYRDGYMYSYYSDAAQTKFKKILVLVNEYSASSSEILALGLKKHLNNVVIIGRPTVGKGVGQLVYENKSKKYMIYLVSFYWNVMEENILGKRIEPDVYVNSSSDAAYMNEVKRQAAR